A window of the Desulfovibrio sp. UIB00 genome harbors these coding sequences:
- the dnaB gene encoding replicative DNA helicase, with translation MRRVPPHSVEAEQAVLGGVFMRPQLMHSIADQLTDEDFYLPAHATIYKAFLELYRKSAPLDLIATAEQLKSMNALEEAGGAVYLGELAQAVVSGANAEYYATIVRDKSLQRSLINACSGIIVNCYDATREVGELLDESEQAVFSISQRTSGKDFTPTRELLERVFDKLSKLADAKDVITGVTTGYTRLDKLTAGLQPSDLIIVAARPSMGKTAFSMCMAINAAVRQNVPVAVFSLEMSKEQLMQRMLAVWGKVDLSKLRRPSLLTDEDWQRLYDAADVVARAPIFIDDTPALTTLELRARARRLKADKGLGMVVVDYLQLMRTSRRTDSRELEISDISRSLKGLAKEMNVPVVALSQLNRKVEERSDKRPMLSDLRESGAIEQDADVIMFVYRDDVYKFQKPADRPPQGIAEIIIGKQRNGPVGVAELMYMSPYTSFEDIAPDWMPPPSEGGA, from the coding sequence CTGCGGCGTGTGCCCCCCCACAGTGTTGAAGCCGAACAGGCTGTGCTCGGCGGCGTTTTCATGCGCCCCCAGCTCATGCACTCCATCGCAGACCAGCTCACTGACGAAGATTTTTATCTGCCCGCACACGCCACCATCTACAAGGCGTTTCTAGAGCTTTACCGCAAATCGGCCCCCCTCGACCTTATTGCCACCGCCGAACAGCTCAAGAGCATGAACGCCCTTGAAGAAGCTGGCGGCGCGGTCTATCTGGGCGAGCTGGCGCAGGCCGTTGTTTCTGGCGCCAATGCGGAATACTACGCCACCATAGTCCGCGACAAATCCTTGCAGCGCAGCCTGATCAACGCCTGCTCCGGCATCATAGTCAACTGTTACGATGCCACGCGCGAAGTTGGCGAACTGCTGGACGAATCCGAACAGGCGGTTTTTTCCATTTCGCAGCGCACCTCGGGCAAGGATTTTACCCCCACTCGAGAACTGCTGGAACGGGTGTTTGACAAACTTTCCAAGCTGGCCGATGCCAAGGACGTCATTACAGGCGTCACCACCGGCTATACCCGCCTGGACAAACTGACCGCTGGTCTGCAACCCTCAGATCTCATTATTGTTGCGGCCCGCCCCAGTATGGGCAAGACGGCATTTTCCATGTGCATGGCCATCAACGCTGCCGTGCGCCAGAACGTGCCTGTGGCTGTTTTTTCGCTCGAAATGAGCAAGGAACAGCTCATGCAGCGCATGCTGGCAGTTTGGGGCAAGGTGGATCTTTCCAAATTGCGCCGTCCTTCTCTTCTGACAGACGAAGACTGGCAGCGCCTCTATGACGCGGCGGACGTTGTGGCCCGTGCGCCCATATTTATTGACGACACCCCGGCGCTCACCACGTTGGAACTGCGCGCCCGCGCCCGTCGCCTCAAGGCGGACAAAGGCCTTGGCATGGTGGTTGTGGACTACCTGCAGCTCATGCGTACCAGCCGCCGCACCGATTCGCGCGAACTGGAAATTTCGGATATATCGCGTTCGCTCAAAGGCCTTGCCAAGGAAATGAACGTACCCGTGGTTGCGCTTTCGCAGCTTAACCGCAAGGTGGAAGAACGCAGCGACAAACGCCCCATGCTTTCGGACCTTCGCGAATCTGGCGCTATTGAGCAGGACGCCGACGTTATCATGTTTGTATACCGCGATGACGTATACAAATTTCAAAAACCCGCCGACCGACCGCCCCAGGGCATTGCCGAAATTATTATCGGCAAGCAGCGCAACGGCCCGGTGGGCGTTGCAGAGCTTATGTATATGTCGCCCTACACTTCGTTTGAAGATATCGCGCCAGACTGGATGCCCCCGCCATCAGAGGGCGGAGCCTAG
- the rplI gene encoding 50S ribosomal protein L9 encodes MKLILRADVENLGSLGDVVEVKAGYGRNFLLPQGLAMVASPSNLKSFEQERKKLQARMDAVRADAQALQARLEALEVVIPMHVGDNDKLYGSVTTTIIGDALAALGVEVDRRRILMDAPIRTLGEHPVRVRLHASVIAMVPVKVISDHQPIEEEPAPAAPAEEAEAAQ; translated from the coding sequence ATGAAACTGATACTTCGCGCCGACGTTGAAAATCTCGGCAGCCTTGGCGATGTGGTTGAAGTGAAAGCTGGTTATGGCCGCAATTTCCTGCTCCCGCAGGGTCTGGCCATGGTCGCTTCGCCTTCCAACCTCAAGAGCTTTGAACAGGAACGCAAAAAGCTTCAGGCCCGCATGGATGCCGTGCGCGCTGACGCCCAGGCCCTCCAGGCCCGCCTGGAAGCCCTGGAAGTTGTTATCCCCATGCACGTGGGCGACAACGACAAGCTTTACGGCTCCGTCACCACCACCATCATCGGCGACGCTCTTGCCGCCCTTGGTGTGGAAGTTGACCGCCGCCGCATCCTTATGGATGCCCCCATCCGTACCCTTGGTGAACATCCCGTTCGCGTGCGCCTGCACGCCAGCGTGATCGCCATGGTGCCGGTGAAGGTCATTTCCGACCATCAGCCCATCGAAGAAGAACCCGCACCTGCTGCTCCCGCTGAAGAAGCCGAGGCAGCCCAGTAG
- the rpsR gene encoding 30S ribosomal protein S18: MAFKKKFAPRRKFCRFCADKDLPLDYKRADILRDFITERGKIIARRITGTCAHHQRLLTREIKRARQMALLIYTATHDSGVKKKSTI, from the coding sequence ATGGCTTTTAAGAAGAAATTTGCCCCGCGCCGCAAGTTCTGCCGCTTCTGCGCAGATAAAGATCTGCCCCTGGATTACAAGCGCGCCGACATCCTGCGCGACTTCATCACCGAGCGCGGCAAGATCATTGCCCGCCGCATCACCGGCACCTGCGCACATCACCAGCGCCTGCTGACCCGCGAAATCAAGCGCGCCCGCCAGATGGCCCTGCTCATCTACACCGCGACGCACGATTCCGGCGTCAAGAAAAAGAGCACCATTTAA
- the rpsF gene encoding 30S ribosomal protein S6 — MRKFETLLLLSPELSADTREGTIAALTAIIEREKGVMVEVDNWGMRDLAYPVRKLMRGFYVRLVYQAPAELIAELERNIRITDGIFKFVTVKLADEVAGEVA; from the coding sequence ATGCGGAAATTTGAAACCCTGCTGCTCCTTTCCCCGGAGCTTTCCGCCGATACTCGCGAGGGCACCATTGCCGCCCTTACCGCGATCATCGAGCGTGAGAAGGGCGTCATGGTGGAAGTGGACAATTGGGGCATGCGCGACCTCGCCTACCCGGTTCGCAAACTGATGCGCGGCTTTTATGTGCGTCTGGTGTACCAGGCTCCTGCTGAGCTTATCGCTGAGCTGGAACGCAACATTCGCATCACCGACGGCATCTTCAAGTTTGTGACCGTCAAGTTGGCCGACGAAGTGGCCGGGGAGGTTGCCTAA
- the alr gene encoding alanine racemase: protein MREFPVSDCTFSPSLCHIDLAAIRRNFGRMGKAEKLMPVIKSDAYGHGLVPVARILSDAGARRFAVGTVSEGMALRDAGLRQTIVPLLGALTDVEWQGAVMQGLTPVVGNFDQLERAAAHCHAGRTLRVAIKCETGMGRLGFSQEELPQVIDRLRNIPGICPAMVISHFSCADVPEQEAYSQDQIKRFTAMSDALRAAFPDIERSLCNTAGTIGRPEAHFEVCRPGISLYGGNPFTGTSWEGKGAALGLEWAMSVSAPVIEVRQVAEGRSVSYGRLFTAQKPATVAVVAIGYATAFNRALSTRAAMLINGRRAPQVGRVCMGMIMADVSDLPLVRVGDTAWLVGGPAEAGQKAVTPQDIADALGTISYEVLCLFGGMNPRVYA, encoded by the coding sequence ATGAGGGAATTCCCTGTGAGCGACTGCACGTTTTCACCATCGCTGTGCCACATCGATCTGGCCGCCATCCGCCGCAATTTTGGCCGTATGGGCAAGGCTGAAAAGCTTATGCCGGTCATCAAATCCGATGCCTACGGCCACGGCCTTGTGCCTGTGGCGCGGATTTTGTCTGACGCTGGCGCGCGGCGCTTTGCCGTGGGAACCGTATCAGAAGGCATGGCCCTGCGCGACGCTGGCCTGCGGCAAACCATTGTGCCGCTTCTGGGCGCTCTCACCGATGTGGAATGGCAGGGAGCCGTCATGCAGGGACTGACCCCGGTGGTGGGCAACTTTGACCAGCTTGAGCGCGCCGCAGCCCACTGCCACGCCGGACGCACCCTGCGGGTTGCCATAAAGTGCGAAACCGGCATGGGCCGCCTTGGCTTTTCGCAGGAAGAACTGCCTCAGGTCATCGACCGCCTGCGCAACATCCCGGGCATCTGCCCGGCCATGGTCATATCGCACTTTTCCTGCGCCGACGTGCCGGAACAGGAAGCCTATTCGCAGGATCAGATCAAGCGCTTTACCGCCATGTCTGACGCGCTGCGCGCGGCATTTCCGGATATTGAGCGCTCGCTCTGCAATACGGCTGGCACCATAGGCCGCCCCGAAGCGCATTTCGAGGTATGCCGCCCCGGCATTTCGCTTTACGGCGGCAATCCCTTTACGGGGACCTCGTGGGAGGGCAAGGGCGCCGCGCTCGGTTTGGAATGGGCCATGAGCGTCAGCGCGCCCGTTATCGAAGTGCGTCAGGTAGCCGAGGGCCGCAGCGTGTCGTATGGTCGGCTGTTTACGGCGCAAAAGCCCGCCACCGTGGCGGTTGTTGCCATTGGCTACGCCACGGCTTTCAACCGCGCGCTCTCAACACGTGCCGCCATGCTCATCAACGGACGGCGCGCCCCCCAGGTTGGCCGGGTGTGCATGGGCATGATCATGGCCGATGTCAGCGATCTGCCGCTCGTGCGCGTGGGCGACACCGCATGGCTTGTGGGCGGCCCCGCCGAGGCGGGTCAAAAAGCGGTGACGCCGCAGGACATCGCCGACGCGCTGGGCACCATTTCGTACGAAGTGCTCTGCCTTTTTGGCGGTATGAACCCACGCGTGTACGCATAA
- the tgt gene encoding tRNA guanosine(34) transglycosylase Tgt yields MSQSVFTIEHTDGAARAGVLRTAHGTIPTPIFMPVGTVGSVKALAPDDLAAIGAPIILGNTYHLYLRPGDELVHRRGGLHKFASWPGSILTDSGGFQVFSLSSLRKIREEGVEFRSHLDGSKHLFTPEKVLQIQRNLNSDIMMVLDECVPFGADYAYTEKSLALTTRWAKRAMDAYPPGSAHNLMFGITQGGFYKDLRERSVNELCAMDFDGFAIGGLSVGEPKDKMYDLLYHTAPLLPGEKPRYLMGVGTPLDIATGIHAGVDMFDCVLPTRNARNGTLYTSLGKINIKRREFAEDDGPLDPNCRCYACRNFSRAYLRHLYASQELLSFRLNSLHNLTYFLDLARNARQAIVEGRYMDFLAKITALYPDEAARAAAGS; encoded by the coding sequence ATGTCCCAATCCGTATTTACCATCGAACACACCGACGGCGCGGCCCGCGCCGGGGTGCTGCGCACGGCTCACGGCACTATCCCCACGCCTATCTTCATGCCCGTGGGAACCGTGGGCTCCGTCAAGGCGCTTGCCCCGGATGATCTGGCCGCCATTGGCGCGCCCATCATTCTGGGCAATACCTATCACCTTTATCTGCGCCCCGGCGATGAGCTTGTGCACAGGCGCGGGGGGCTGCACAAGTTCGCCTCCTGGCCCGGCTCCATCCTGACGGACAGCGGCGGTTTTCAGGTATTCAGCCTGAGTTCGCTGCGCAAGATCCGCGAGGAAGGCGTGGAGTTCCGCTCGCACCTCGACGGCTCAAAGCATCTGTTCACGCCTGAAAAGGTGCTGCAAATCCAGCGTAACCTGAATTCAGACATCATGATGGTGCTTGACGAATGCGTGCCCTTTGGCGCGGATTACGCCTATACGGAAAAATCCCTGGCCCTGACCACGCGCTGGGCCAAGCGCGCCATGGACGCCTATCCGCCCGGTTCGGCGCATAATCTGATGTTTGGCATCACGCAGGGCGGTTTTTACAAAGACCTGCGCGAGCGCTCGGTAAACGAACTGTGCGCTATGGATTTTGACGGCTTTGCCATTGGCGGGCTTTCGGTGGGCGAGCCGAAAGACAAGATGTACGACCTGCTCTACCACACAGCGCCCCTGCTGCCCGGTGAAAAGCCGCGCTACCTCATGGGCGTGGGGACGCCGCTGGACATTGCCACGGGCATCCATGCCGGGGTGGATATGTTCGACTGCGTGCTGCCCACCCGTAATGCGCGTAATGGCACGCTCTACACATCGCTTGGCAAGATCAACATCAAGCGGCGCGAATTTGCCGAGGATGACGGCCCCCTTGACCCCAACTGCCGTTGCTACGCCTGCCGCAATTTTTCGCGAGCCTATCTGCGGCATCTGTACGCCAGTCAGGAATTGCTGTCCTTCCGGCTCAATTCCCTTCACAACCTCACCTATTTTCTCGATCTGGCGCGCAACGCGCGTCAGGCCATCGTGGAAGGGCGCTATATGGATTTTCTGGCGAAAATCACAGCCCTGTATCCCGACGAAGCCGCCCGCGCCGCCGCTGGCTCGTAA
- a CDS encoding DUF5665 domain-containing protein has protein sequence MDKRPEARQTDAELLLQRLDNAGLTEYVRLSQKTGKILWLNFLSGIARGLGFSIGASLVLAVLYKILARIISMNIPYLTELLQQIMNMAKGS, from the coding sequence ATGGACAAGCGACCTGAAGCCAGACAGACCGATGCCGAACTCCTGCTGCAACGCCTCGACAACGCAGGCCTCACGGAATATGTCCGCCTGTCGCAAAAAACCGGCAAGATCCTTTGGCTCAACTTTCTTTCGGGCATTGCCAGAGGGCTGGGGTTCAGTATTGGCGCATCGTTGGTTTTAGCCGTCCTTTACAAGATACTGGCCCGCATCATCAGCATGAACATCCCTTACCTTACAGAACTGCTGCAACAGATCATGAACATGGCGAAGGGCAGCTGA
- a CDS encoding VUT family protein, with product MPTLPPMFSLFTYIALIVGVNFAFSVTPLIQLPNGDMWAPLSLIVGFIFVVRDYAQRRVGHHVLWGMLVGCVVSWFMASPQLALASAAAFAVGELGDWAVYTFTRRPFSQRILISSLVGAPLDSIVFLGMIGIATPWSVITMSLSKLAGSLLVFWLVRRREQRECGLEHIQA from the coding sequence ATGCCTACTCTCCCGCCCATGTTCAGCCTATTTACCTATATTGCACTTATTGTGGGCGTTAACTTCGCCTTTTCTGTCACCCCGCTCATTCAGTTGCCCAATGGCGATATGTGGGCTCCCCTTTCGCTCATCGTCGGCTTTATTTTTGTGGTGCGCGATTACGCGCAGCGCCGCGTGGGGCATCATGTACTCTGGGGCATGCTGGTGGGCTGCGTGGTCAGCTGGTTCATGGCCAGCCCGCAGCTCGCGCTGGCCAGCGCCGCAGCCTTTGCCGTGGGCGAACTTGGCGATTGGGCGGTATACACCTTTACCCGCCGTCCCTTTTCACAGCGCATTCTCATTTCAAGCCTTGTGGGCGCGCCGCTGGACAGCATCGTGTTTCTGGGCATGATCGGCATTGCCACACCGTGGTCTGTCATTACCATGAGTCTGAGCAAACTGGCAGGATCGCTGCTTGTCTTCTGGCTGGTACGCCGCCGCGAGCAGCGCGAATGCGGGCTTGAGCACATTCAGGCATAG
- the era gene encoding GTPase Era, with protein sequence MSDQNYRCGWVALMGPPNAGKSTLLNALLGQKVTIVTPKPQTTRNQIVGILTDEKAQVIFMDTPGLAQVRGRLSKTMLQAVWQSLAQAEVIMPVLDAHLYIRHPEFLDRDLEPLSRALSNDDRPMVVVVNKVDLFSDKSRMLPLLTRLSEMWPKAEIFPTSALNRDGLPELAKLIRSKLPVAQAQFPEDQISTAPMRFMTAEIVREKLFLHLRQEVPYSVAVDVENWEEDEERGQTVIHAVIYVGRPMHKAMVIGRAGASIKQIGIEARKEIQDLVGGKVHLELWVKVREHWTEDAAFLREMGLMAE encoded by the coding sequence ATGTCGGATCAGAACTATCGTTGCGGCTGGGTCGCGCTTATGGGGCCGCCCAACGCGGGCAAATCCACCCTGCTGAACGCTTTGCTCGGCCAGAAGGTGACCATTGTCACCCCCAAGCCGCAGACCACGCGCAATCAGATTGTGGGCATCCTTACGGACGAGAAAGCCCAGGTTATTTTTATGGATACGCCGGGCCTTGCCCAGGTGCGCGGCCGGCTGAGCAAAACCATGCTCCAGGCCGTGTGGCAGAGCCTTGCCCAGGCCGAAGTCATCATGCCCGTGCTTGACGCCCACCTGTACATCCGCCATCCGGAATTTCTGGACCGCGACCTTGAGCCGCTGTCCAGGGCGCTTTCCAACGATGACCGGCCCATGGTCGTGGTGGTCAACAAGGTGGATCTGTTCTCGGACAAAAGCCGCATGCTGCCGCTTTTGACCCGTCTGAGCGAAATGTGGCCCAAGGCGGAAATTTTCCCCACTTCGGCCCTGAACCGGGACGGCCTGCCGGAACTGGCAAAACTTATCCGCTCCAAGCTGCCCGTTGCTCAGGCCCAGTTCCCCGAAGACCAGATTTCCACGGCCCCCATGCGTTTCATGACTGCGGAAATCGTGCGAGAAAAGCTGTTCCTGCATCTGCGCCAGGAAGTGCCTTATTCCGTGGCCGTGGATGTGGAAAACTGGGAGGAAGACGAAGAGCGTGGCCAGACTGTGATCCACGCGGTCATCTACGTGGGGCGGCCCATGCACAAGGCCATGGTTATTGGCCGTGCGGGCGCATCCATCAAGCAGATAGGCATTGAGGCCCGCAAGGAAATTCAGGATCTGGTGGGCGGCAAGGTGCATCTGGAGCTTTGGGTCAAGGTGCGCGAGCACTGGACAGAAGACGCCGCCTTCCTGCGCGAGATGGGCCTGATGGCGGAGTAG
- a CDS encoding YggS family pyridoxal phosphate-dependent enzyme, which translates to MGDTLLLERYARVLDRIDAACASAGRSREGVRLIAVSKLHPAESLAQVAAAGQIDFGENYVQEALQKRQDLSADPATAAQCAGIRWHMIGHVQSRKAPLVAGAFNLVHTLDSRKLADAFERRLAEGGARQPVLLEVNVGGESQKSGVMSADLPELADYVLERCPHLEVQGLMCLPPVFDAGDAARPHFARLRELRDALSTRLGLPLPELSMGMSGDFEGAVAEGATMVRIGTDIFGPRPAKV; encoded by the coding sequence ATGGGCGATACCTTGTTGCTCGAACGCTATGCGCGGGTGCTTGACCGCATTGACGCTGCCTGCGCATCGGCTGGTCGCTCCCGCGAAGGCGTGAGGCTTATTGCCGTTTCAAAGCTGCATCCGGCGGAATCCCTGGCCCAGGTGGCCGCCGCCGGGCAGATTGATTTTGGCGAAAATTACGTTCAGGAGGCCTTGCAGAAAAGGCAAGACCTGAGCGCAGACCCGGCCACAGCAGCTCAGTGCGCCGGGATCCGCTGGCACATGATCGGTCATGTGCAAAGCCGCAAGGCTCCGCTGGTGGCTGGGGCTTTCAATCTTGTGCATACCCTTGATTCCCGCAAGCTTGCGGACGCTTTTGAACGGCGTCTGGCGGAGGGCGGTGCGCGCCAGCCAGTGTTGCTTGAAGTAAATGTTGGTGGCGAATCGCAAAAATCCGGTGTGATGTCTGCAGATTTGCCGGAATTGGCCGATTATGTTCTTGAGCGTTGTCCGCACCTTGAGGTGCAGGGCCTCATGTGTCTGCCCCCGGTTTTTGACGCGGGCGATGCCGCGCGGCCCCATTTTGCAAGACTGCGTGAATTGCGCGATGCCTTGAGCACCCGCCTTGGCCTGCCCCTGCCCGAGCTTTCCATGGGTATGAGCGGCGATTTTGAAGGCGCTGTGGCCGAAGGGGCCACCATGGTGCGCATAGGTACGGATATTTTCGGGCCGCGTCCTGCCAAGGTGTGA
- a CDS encoding flagellar basal body-associated FliL family protein encodes MAAKEKESKALPEGQAENPKKGSKAKRIVIILAILLITLSGAGIGGYWWFFMRTPSSANSAPAEAASADAAGKGAAGQTGAGGSGGANGGASGHAGAGGSGGAGGAGDGRIERQGDLPRSSGQVLPLPPITVNISDPSGRRYLKLGMEVEVNADVAAALQANNPRIRDAIIMLLAGKTFNDISTPDGKVLLKAEVAARLNQILGAQRVIRVYFTDFVVE; translated from the coding sequence ATGGCGGCCAAAGAAAAAGAATCAAAGGCCCTGCCGGAAGGGCAGGCTGAAAACCCCAAGAAGGGCTCCAAGGCCAAGCGCATCGTCATTATTTTGGCGATATTGCTTATCACTCTGAGTGGCGCTGGCATTGGGGGCTATTGGTGGTTTTTTATGCGTACGCCGTCTTCGGCAAATTCTGCGCCCGCTGAGGCTGCATCTGCTGATGCCGCAGGCAAGGGCGCGGCGGGCCAGACAGGCGCGGGCGGTTCCGGCGGTGCCAACGGCGGTGCGTCCGGCCATGCCGGGGCAGGCGGTTCTGGCGGCGCTGGAGGCGCGGGTGACGGGCGCATTGAACGGCAGGGCGATCTGCCGCGCAGCAGTGGTCAGGTTTTGCCATTGCCGCCCATAACCGTGAATATTTCCGACCCCTCGGGGCGGCGGTACCTCAAGCTGGGCATGGAGGTCGAGGTCAATGCGGACGTTGCCGCCGCGTTGCAGGCCAACAATCCGCGTATCCGCGATGCCATCATCATGCTGCTGGCGGGCAAGACGTTTAATGATATCTCCACGCCTGACGGCAAGGTGCTGTTGAAGGCGGAAGTGGCCGCGCGGCTGAACCAGATTCTGGGCGCGCAAAGGGTCATACGCGTATATTTTACCGATTTTGTAGTGGAGTAG
- the fliN gene encoding flagellar motor switch protein FliN, translating into MSQEDQEALAAQWAAQLEDEANAAESAAPAAPAAPAADAAPGGAAGSGLDEEALAAQWAESLAQDEEDKGPTSFGGAGAGLGGHAVDAHFQDMTEMARQPKDNKLKRELDFILDIPLDVSAELGRTRLLINELLQLGQGSVVELNKLAGEPLEVFVNGKLVARGEAVVINEKFGVRLTDIISPIERVKQLG; encoded by the coding sequence ATGTCGCAGGAAGATCAGGAAGCCTTGGCGGCCCAGTGGGCCGCGCAACTGGAAGATGAAGCCAATGCGGCAGAATCTGCTGCGCCTGCTGCACCCGCTGCGCCTGCTGCTGATGCTGCGCCTGGTGGTGCGGCTGGCAGCGGTTTGGATGAAGAAGCTCTGGCGGCTCAGTGGGCTGAATCGCTGGCCCAGGATGAGGAAGACAAGGGGCCGACCTCCTTTGGCGGCGCTGGTGCAGGGCTTGGCGGTCATGCGGTAGACGCGCATTTTCAGGACATGACGGAAATGGCCCGTCAGCCCAAGGACAACAAGCTCAAGCGGGAACTGGATTTTATTCTGGATATTCCGCTGGATGTGTCCGCCGAACTTGGGCGCACCCGTCTGCTTATCAACGAACTGCTGCAGCTTGGGCAGGGTTCTGTGGTGGAGCTGAACAAGCTGGCTGGCGAACCGCTGGAAGTATTTGTGAACGGTAAGCTGGTGGCGCGCGGCGAAGCCGTGGTCATCAACGAAAAGTTCGGCGTGCGCCTCACCGACATCATCAGCCCCATTGAAAGGGTGAAGCAGCTTGGCTAG
- the fliO gene encoding flagellar biosynthetic protein FliO produces MASLPLLLAAAEGGLSGSAVRGVVTSGAQGSAPAVPPGLEQTVAAAAEQMLRGLDMAAQAAQSVGIATEQAAASLAEPASTLGQSSFSWSSYIQAVGILFLLVAVLWLAVWLARRFGKFNFLPRPGALPRDALVMEAQLPLGPRKGLMVVRFLNRRLLLGVTDQQITLLTEEQAQHEPENADFKQIMEEARRGAGGS; encoded by the coding sequence TTGGCTAGCCTGCCCCTACTGCTGGCCGCCGCCGAAGGCGGCCTTTCGGGCAGCGCGGTACGCGGCGTGGTCACTTCTGGCGCGCAAGGATCCGCGCCAGCGGTGCCGCCGGGGCTGGAACAGACCGTGGCTGCCGCTGCCGAGCAGATGCTCCGTGGGCTGGATATGGCCGCGCAGGCCGCGCAAAGCGTGGGCATTGCTACGGAACAGGCCGCTGCCTCGCTGGCGGAACCGGCTTCAACGCTGGGACAGTCGTCCTTTTCTTGGAGTAGCTATATTCAGGCCGTGGGTATTCTGTTTTTGCTGGTGGCCGTGCTGTGGCTGGCCGTATGGCTGGCGCGGCGTTTCGGCAAGTTCAATTTTCTGCCGCGTCCGGGGGCGCTGCCGCGCGATGCCCTGGTCATGGAGGCCCAGCTTCCGCTTGGGCCGCGTAAAGGCTTGATGGTGGTACGCTTTTTGAATAGAAGGTTGCTGCTGGGCGTTACCGACCAGCAGATTACCCTTCTGACAGAGGAGCAGGCACAGCATGAGCCAGAAAACGCCGATTTCAAACAGATCATGGAAGAAGCCCGTCGCGGCGCTGGCGGCAGCTAG
- the fliP gene encoding flagellar type III secretion system pore protein FliP (The bacterial flagellar biogenesis protein FliP forms a type III secretion system (T3SS)-type pore required for flagellar assembly.) has translation MPVLALAAQDLAMPTMQLTLAGGAQSPEKVSVLLEILFLLTVLSVAPAIMLTVTSFTRIIIVFSFLRQAMGVQQLPPTQILASLAIFMTVVIMYPVGKQINDNALQPYLAEQIDYKVALDRAQAPLRTFMFKHTREKDLSVFYSISKMEAPRSKEEVPTMLLAAAYVISELKTAFTIGFLIYIPFLVLDMVISSVLLAMGMMMLPPMMVSMPFKLLLFVMVDGWNLLVGSLVNSFLL, from the coding sequence ATGCCGGTTCTGGCCCTTGCGGCTCAGGATCTGGCCATGCCCACAATGCAGCTCACTCTGGCTGGTGGGGCGCAATCGCCGGAAAAGGTCTCGGTGCTGCTGGAAATTCTTTTCCTGCTCACCGTGCTTTCCGTTGCCCCGGCCATCATGCTCACTGTTACAAGTTTTACCCGCATCATCATTGTTTTCAGCTTTCTGCGGCAGGCCATGGGCGTGCAGCAGTTGCCCCCCACCCAGATTCTTGCCAGCCTTGCCATTTTTATGACGGTGGTCATCATGTATCCCGTGGGCAAGCAGATCAATGATAACGCCCTGCAGCCCTATCTGGCCGAGCAGATCGACTACAAGGTGGCGCTTGACAGGGCGCAGGCCCCTTTGCGCACTTTTATGTTCAAGCATACGCGCGAAAAAGATCTCTCTGTTTTTTATTCCATCAGTAAGATGGAAGCGCCGCGCAGCAAGGAGGAAGTGCCCACCATGCTGCTGGCCGCCGCCTATGTCATCAGCGAGCTTAAAACCGCCTTTACCATCGGCTTTCTCATCTACATTCCTTTTCTGGTGCTGGATATGGTCATCTCCAGCGTGCTGCTTGCCATGGGCATGATGATGCTGCCGCCCATGATGGTGTCCATGCCCTTCAAGTTGCTGCTTTTTGTCATGGTGGACGGCTGGAATCTGCTGGTTGGCTCGTTGGTGAACAGTTTTCTGCTCTGA
- the fliQ gene encoding flagellar biosynthesis protein FliQ: MSPDFVIGFGRQAIELCLMMSLPMLGVGLGVGVVVSIIQAATQIQEMTLTFIPKVVCMFLALLMALPWLMERMITFTRDVFINIPTYIR; the protein is encoded by the coding sequence ATGTCCCCAGATTTCGTCATCGGTTTCGGTCGGCAGGCCATTGAACTTTGCTTGATGATGTCCTTGCCCATGCTTGGTGTGGGCCTTGGTGTGGGCGTGGTAGTGAGCATTATTCAGGCGGCAACCCAGATTCAGGAAATGACGCTGACCTTCATCCCCAAGGTCGTGTGCATGTTTCTGGCTCTGCTTATGGCCCTGCCCTGGCTCATGGAGCGCATGATTACCTTTACCCGCGACGTGTTCATCAATATTCCCACCTATATCCGGTAA